GACTCAGAAAACACCGAAACAGGAAATCGAAACGGCGGAGCGCCGGCGAAAAGATTACTTCTTAAGAAAAGGATGAACCATGGATGATCTCGATAAATACATTCAACAGCGCAAGGATCGCGACCCTTCCTTTGCCGAAGCATACGAATCGGGCTATCAAGAGTTCCTCATCGGGGTTCTCCTGAAGGAAGCTCGCCAAAGCGCGGGGGTTACCCAGGAAGAGTTGGCGACTGCCATTCACACGAAGAAGTCGGTAATCTCCCGGCTGGAGAATCGGGCCAGTGACGCGCGTGTCTCGACACTCCGCAAGGTTGCTCAGGCTCTCGGAAAGGAATTGGTCATTGAATTACGGGATCAGGTATCGAAGCCAAAGCGGAG
This DNA window, taken from Puniceicoccus vermicola, encodes the following:
- a CDS encoding helix-turn-helix domain-containing protein, with protein sequence MDDLDKYIQQRKDRDPSFAEAYESGYQEFLIGVLLKEARQSAGVTQEELATAIHTKKSVISRLENRASDARVSTLRKVAQALGKELVIELRDQVSKPKR